From a single Paenibacillus sp. FSL R5-0345 genomic region:
- a CDS encoding N-acetylmuramoyl-L-alanine amidase family protein — protein MNNWRKPSFPRAAAAICGFRITLTTLGLLLLFMGSSFASATPEKSVMKDDRQHILGHGHRLILIDAGHGGIDGGTSYGNILEKDITLDISRRLFLLLGSDGFDVALNRNGDYAPSDENRWLRSKSRHLRDLAQRKELAETLPATVVVSIHINWAPSPSKHGPLVLYRQEGRSFMLAKSIQHQLNNLYDVEAHPRPGKPFYLLNKITATTVIVEAGFVSSPTDREKLCTPKGQQQIAEAIADGIVAYLMEV, from the coding sequence TTGAACAACTGGAGAAAACCATCCTTTCCCAGAGCAGCAGCTGCTATATGCGGCTTTCGAATCACTCTAACAACCCTAGGACTATTATTGTTGTTTATGGGGAGCTCCTTTGCCTCTGCAACACCAGAGAAGTCCGTGATGAAGGATGACCGTCAGCATATATTAGGTCATGGACACCGATTGATTCTAATTGATGCAGGACACGGAGGCATCGATGGTGGAACTTCCTACGGAAATATTCTTGAAAAAGATATCACGTTAGATATCTCACGTCGATTATTTCTTCTGCTGGGCAGCGATGGCTTTGACGTCGCATTAAACCGCAATGGCGATTATGCCCCTAGTGATGAAAACCGCTGGCTGCGTAGTAAATCTCGACATCTGCGCGATCTTGCACAGCGTAAAGAGCTTGCCGAGACATTACCTGCTACTGTAGTAGTAAGCATCCATATTAACTGGGCGCCCTCCCCTTCCAAACATGGTCCACTTGTATTGTACCGTCAAGAGGGCCGCAGCTTCATGCTTGCTAAGTCCATTCAGCATCAGCTAAACAATCTTTACGATGTCGAGGCTCATCCAAGACCAGGCAAGCCTTTTTATTTACTAAACAAAATAACCGCCACAACGGTTATCGTTGAGGCGGGTTTTGTAAGCAGTCCGACTGACCGCGAAAAACTATGCACCCCTAAAGGGCAGCAACAAATCGCTGAAGCCATCGCTGATGGGATTGTAGCTTATCTTATGGAAGTGTAG
- a CDS encoding divergent polysaccharide deacetylase family protein has protein sequence MKDSRKVKRYLLHWIAVAAVMITTIIPATPAVSAATSKDNVTNTQHEESAPKRDKVAIIIDDFGNGMKGTDEMFSLPIKLTVAVMPFLPTSVKDATRAHERGDDVLVHLPMEPRQGNPKWLGPGAILAKMSDEEVRQKVEAALDNVPYAIGINNHMGSKITGDERIMAVILSVCKERGLFFVDSKTNYRSVAGNMAYRMGLPRVENHIFLDDTHTASHVLKQMGLVKDLAKDQRFCVTIGHVGVFGKETATGIRSGIEQMKDNVEFIGISDLVKNEMKWSSNPTLP, from the coding sequence ATGAAGGACAGTCGAAAGGTTAAACGTTACTTACTACATTGGATTGCTGTTGCTGCTGTAATGATTACCACAATTATTCCGGCGACGCCGGCTGTCTCTGCTGCCACGTCTAAAGACAACGTTACAAATACGCAGCATGAAGAGAGTGCACCTAAACGTGATAAGGTCGCTATCATCATTGACGACTTCGGCAATGGCATGAAGGGGACAGATGAAATGTTCTCATTACCGATAAAGCTTACTGTAGCCGTCATGCCTTTTTTGCCTACATCCGTGAAGGATGCTACGCGCGCGCATGAACGTGGTGATGATGTCCTGGTACATTTGCCGATGGAGCCGCGTCAAGGTAATCCTAAATGGCTTGGACCAGGAGCCATATTGGCCAAAATGTCCGATGAGGAAGTGCGACAAAAGGTTGAGGCAGCTCTCGATAATGTTCCTTATGCGATCGGGATAAATAACCACATGGGCTCGAAAATTACCGGGGACGAGCGGATTATGGCGGTGATCTTATCTGTATGCAAAGAACGGGGATTGTTTTTTGTAGACAGCAAGACCAACTACCGTTCCGTTGCTGGAAATATGGCTTATCGAATGGGGTTACCACGCGTGGAGAACCATATTTTTTTAGATGACACACATACAGCAAGTCATGTTCTGAAACAAATGGGTCTCGTCAAAGACTTAGCGAAGGATCAACGATTTTGTGTAACCATTGGTCATGTTGGTGTATTTGGGAAAGAGACCGCCACAGGGATCCGCAGCGGTATTGAGCAGATGAAAGACAACGTTGAATTTATAGGGATTTCTGATCTGGTTAAAAACGAGATGAAATGGAGCTCCAACCCTACACTTCCATAA
- a CDS encoding YqzE family protein produces MASGGDELVKYITEKVVVYIEDPRAIHARRAATKQPWSQKWFGMLPLGWSIWRSKWDHDKKE; encoded by the coding sequence ATGGCTTCCGGTGGCGATGAGCTTGTAAAGTATATAACGGAGAAGGTAGTCGTATATATTGAGGATCCACGTGCCATACATGCCCGTAGAGCAGCTACGAAGCAGCCGTGGTCACAGAAATGGTTTGGCATGCTTCCGCTTGGGTGGTCAATCTGGCGAAGCAAGTGGGATCATGACAAAAAAGAGTAA